Proteins encoded in a region of the Rutidosis leptorrhynchoides isolate AG116_Rl617_1_P2 chromosome 9, CSIRO_AGI_Rlap_v1, whole genome shotgun sequence genome:
- the LOC139869354 gene encoding acetolactate synthase 1, chloroplastic-like — translation MAAVVSPNPNTTTTKPQPSSTTIFHLHSTTSHRFSLPIPPSTPKRHRLHITNVLSNSKPITTFTPPPPPSPENFVSRYAADQPRKGSDVLVEALEREGVTDVFAYPGGASMEIHQALTRSHTIRNVLPRHEQGGVFAAEGYARASGLTGVCIATSGPGATNLVSGLADALLDSVPIVAITGQVPRRMIGTDAFQETPIVEVTRSITKHNYLVLDVEDIPRVVREAFYLASSGRPGPVLIDIPKDIQQQLVVPKWDEPMRLPGYLSRLPKPPNDDHLHQIIRLISESKRPVLYVGGGCLNSGDELRRFVELTGIPVASTLMGLGSYPASSDLALQMLGMHGTVYANYAVDKSDLLLAFGVRFDDRVTGKLEAFASRAKIVHVDIDSAEIGKNKQPHVSVCGDIKIALQGLNKILESKREVNNFDFAYWRSELDEQKVNHPLSFKTFGEAIPPQYAIQVLDELTGGNAIISTGVGQHQMWAAQFYKYNRPRQWLTSAGLGAMGFGLPAAIGAAVARPDSVVVDIDGDGSFMMNVQELATIRVENLPVKIMLLNNQHLGMVVQWEDRFYKANRAHTYLGNPEKENEIFPNMLKFAEACDIPAARVTRKADLRAAIQKMLDTPGPYLLDVIVPHQEHVLPMIPAGGGFMDVITEGDGRTKY, via the coding sequence ATGGCGGCCGTCGTATCACCGAATCCTAACACCACCACCACTAAACCACAACCATCGTCAACCACCATATTCCACCTCCACTCCACCACTTCCCACCGTTTCTCTCTCCCCATTCCCCCATCCACCCCAAAACGACACCGTCTCCACATCACCAATGTTCTCTCCAATTCCAAACCAATCACCACCTTCACTCCTCCACCACCACCTTCACCGGAAAATTTCGTCTCCCGTTACGCCGCCGACCAACCCCGTAAAGGATCCGATGTCCTCGTTGAAGCCCTCGAACGCGAAGGCGTCACCGACGTCTTCGCCTACCCTGGAGGCGCATCTATGGAAATCCACCAAGCCTTAACCCGGTCCCACACAATCCGTAACGTCCTGCCACGTCACGAACAAGGCGGCGTTTTCGCCGCCGAAGGTTACGCACGTGCTTCCGGACTTACCGGCGTTTGCATCGCTACTTCCGGCCCCGGCGCCACCAACCTTGTCTCCGGCCTTGCTGACGCTTTACTCGACAGTGTCCCCATCGTTGCAATCACCGGTCAAGTTCCCCGGCGAATGATCGGAACCGACGCTTTTCAAGAAACACCGATTGTTGAGGTAACACGTTCTATTACTAAACACAATTATTTGGTTTTAGATGTTGAAGATATACCTAGAGTCGTTCGTGAAGCTTTTTATTTAGCGTCATCGGGTCGACCCGGACCCGTTTTAATCGACATACCTAAAGATATTCAACAACAATTAGTAGTACCTAAATGGGATGAACCAATGCGATTACCTGGGTACTTATCTCGGTTACCGAAACCGCCAAATGATGATCATTTACATCAAATAATTCGATTAATATCGGAATCGAAGCGACCTGTTTTGTATGTGGGTGGTGGGTGTTTGAATTCGGGTGATGAGTTAAGGCGATTCGTCGAACTTACTGGTATTCCTGTTGCGAGTACTTTAATGGGGTTGGGATCGTATCCAGCTTCAAGCGATTTGGCGTTACAAATGCTGGGAATGCACGGGACGGTTTACGCGAATTATGCTGTTGATAAGAGTGATTTGTTGCTTGCATTTGGGGTTCGATTTGATGATCGTGTAACGGGGAAACTTGAGGCGTTTGCTAGTCGAGCGAAAATAGTTCATGTTGATATTGATTCGGCTGAAATTGGGAAGAATAAGCAGCCTCACGTGTCGGTTTGTGGTGATATTAAGATTGCATTACAGGGTTTGAACAAGATTTTGGAATCGAAACGTGAAGTTAATAATTTTGATTTCGCATATTGGAGGAGTGAATTGGATGAACAAAAAGTGAATCATCCGTTGAGTTTTAAGACGTTTGGTGAAGCGATTCCGCCACAATATGCGATTCAAGTGCTCGATGAGTTAACGGGCGGGAATGCTATTATTAGTACGGGTGTCGGGCAGCACCAGATGTGGGCCGCCCAGTTTTACAAGTATAATAGGCCTAGACAATGGTTGACGTCAGCTGGCCTAGGTGCAATGGGGTTTGGGCTGCCCGCTGCAATTGGTGCAGCTGTCGCTAGGCCCGATTCGGTTGTCGTCGATATCGATGGTGACGGAAGCTTCATGATGAATGTTCAAGAATTAGCTACGATACGAGTGGAAAATCTTCCGGTCAAGATTATGTTATTGAATAATCAGCATTTGGGTATGGTGGTTCAATGGGAAGATCGGTTTTATAAGGCGAATAGAGCGCATACGTATTTAGGTAACCCTGAAAAAGAAAATGAAATATTCCCAAATATGTTGAAATTTGCTGAAGCGTGTGATATCCCGGCTGCCCGAGTGACCCGAAAGGCGGATCTTCGGGCAGCTATTCAGAAGATGTTGGATACACCCGGGCCGTACTTGTTGGATGTTATTGTGCCGCATCAAGAACATGTTTTGCCTATGATCCCGGCTGGCGGTGGGTTTATGGATGTGATCACCGAGGGTGATGGGAGAACGAAGTACTGA
- the LOC139867580 gene encoding uncharacterized protein: MGRNNEESRIIHSRPKGGVERDMVKSLFKTTETGRPNSMIIKKPNRVIPPHIIAEAISTLHGVDIRWSGPITPAEMQYVEQYAVAKYPEYSNALIQGKDKTTLYELCVKEEPLEPPHDNKRKSPRGVFRETLGSNFHDLVRIQLEPSRLLDILTKKSSYLGSFISIPEIQARNKVLKHCGLPDEEYLVLFTSSYRDAMMLVGESYPFFKGNYYMTIIKEELDFIRAFAGYKDSKVISAPETWLDLRIKGSQLSQFFRRKSKQSSKGLFSYPANVNGTHYSMHWASEAHRNQWHVLLDAAAMVMGEDQLNLTLHRPDFVLCSPDNTSTRSSKITCLLVRKKSFESTSPPQMF; encoded by the exons ATGGGAAGAAACAATGAAGAGTCTAGGATCATTCACTCTAGACCAAAG GGAGGAGTGGAACGAGATATGGTGAAATCCCTTTTCAAGACAACGGAAACTGGTAGACCAAACAGTATGATCATCAAG AAACCAAATAGAGTCATACCTCCGCATATCATCGCAGAAGCCATATCAACGCTACACGGTGTTGACATCAGGTGGTCAGGACCGATCACGCCAGCAGAAATGCAATATGTGGAACAATACGCCGTTGCCAAATATCCAGAATATTCAAACGCACTCATTCAAGGAAAAGACAAAACTACCCTTTACGAGCTTTGTGTTAAAGAAGAGCCATTAGAGCCTCCACATGACAACAAACGAAAATCACCACGAGGGGTATTTAGGGAAACGTTAGGCAGTAATTTTCACGATCTAGTAAGGATCCAACTCGAACCATCAAGGTTACTCGATATACTAACCAAGAAATCTTCCTATCTTGGAAGTTTCATTTCCATACCCGAAATTCAAGCAAGAAACAAAGTTTTAAAACATTGCGGTTTGCCCGATGAAGAGTATCTCGTTTTGTTCACGTCAAGTTATCGTGACGCCATGATGTTGGTTGGCGAAAGTTATCCGTTTTTCAAGGGGAATTACTACATGACGATTATTAAGGAAGAACTTGACTTCATACGAGCGTTCGCAGGCTACAAGGACTCAAAGGTAATTTCAGCACCCGAAACATGGTTAGATTTAAGAATCAAAGGTTCACAACTAAGTCAATTTTTTAGAAGAAAAAGCAAGCAAAGTTCGAAAGGGTTGTTTTCTTATCCGGCAAACGTTAATGGGACCCACTACTCGATGCATTGGGCGTCAGAAGCACATAGAAATCAATGGCATGTTTTGCTTGATGCAGCTGCTATGGTTATGGGTGAAGATCAGCTTAATTTAACACTCCATAGGCCTGATTTTGTTTTATGTAGTCCTGATAATACGAGCACTCGTTCTTCGAAGATTACTTGCTTACTCGTTAGGAAGAAATCGTTTGAAAGTACATCGCCGCCGCAAATGTTTTAA
- the LOC139867972 gene encoding uncharacterized protein, translating to MASLIDEKLLHNSFQSQETVRNNLIPKKIEIFAWRSLRKRIPTRVELDKKYIDLNSVRCPMCDDGLETVEHAILFCKCAMEVWTRVFQWWNLGAVSTISITEIFKDATPYSSSSGNSILWQAVKWVTGFGKKFSSSSMMLNEIQCKSFKWLTKRSKRCKFDWHQWFTQPSSCGFSSPRAGVG from the coding sequence ATGGCTTCGTTGATTGATGAGAAATTGCTACATAATTCCTTTCAAAGTCAGGAAACGGTTAGGAACAATTTAATTCCTAAGAAAATAGAGATATTTGCTTGGAGATCGCTTAGGAAAAGGATTCCAACCCGGGTAGAGCTCGATAAAAAATACATCGACCTCAACTCGGTAAGGTGTCCTATGTGTGATGATGGACTTGAAACGGTAGAACACGCAATTCTGTTTTGTAAATGTGCTATGGAGGTATGGACACGCGTATTTCAGTGGTGGAATTTAGGTGCGGTTTCGACCATTTCTATTACTGAAATTTTTAAAGACGCGACTCCGTACTCCTCTTCGAGTGGAAATAGTATTTTATGGCAAGCGGTTAAGTGGGTTACGGGATTTGGAAAGAAATTCTCTTCTAGTTCGATGATGCTCAACGAAATACAATGTAAAAGCTTCAAATGGTTGACAAAGAGGTCAAAGAGATGTAAGTTTGATTGGCATCAGTGGTTCACACAACCTAGCTCGTGTGGGTTTTCATCCCCTCGGGCTGGAGTAGGCTGA